Proteins encoded in a region of the Flavobacteriales bacterium genome:
- a CDS encoding RagB/SusD family nutrient uptake outer membrane protein has product MKRLSIIFLSVIVLSSCEDLLNIEPVNSIPSGQAITTYQDLDNLANSMYNGLQGSSLYGGNLQLYADLMAEDTQVDESRLSPFGTLEIYQRATTIQIGTLRSTWREAYKVINRANNIIRVVDENLLSGTEFENKKGTLKAEALFVRALCHFELCRFWALPYDVDKQGNNSQAGVPYRTEPTLSFEQDLAIARSSVEQVYANVLSDLEESEALFQEQGVRRSTHRASQMAATAIKARVLFAKGDYLGASDAAGAVISSNLYSLYPTNAEDDALLIPFRSQGYATANESIFQLAFTTFDNGLNESYSQFNNLPVFQYASEALITSYAPGDQRKTKWFLQNPVNLKGRIIKYDRPGDVFYNVPVVRLAEMHLIRAEANISAAGNGNTADALASYNAIRERAFGVDFIEETGTNQLLEKIQLERRWELCFENDRYHELKRRKAPLRDDVSYNAASLLFKIPQEEIAGNPSIEQNP; this is encoded by the coding sequence ATGAAAAGACTATCGATCATATTTCTCTCCGTTATTGTTCTCAGTTCGTGCGAAGACCTGCTGAACATTGAACCGGTTAACAGCATTCCGTCCGGTCAAGCGATCACCACGTATCAGGATTTGGACAATTTGGCCAATTCCATGTACAATGGTTTGCAGGGAAGTTCGCTTTATGGTGGCAATTTGCAATTGTATGCCGACCTCATGGCAGAAGATACGCAAGTAGATGAATCGCGGCTTTCGCCTTTCGGAACGTTAGAGATCTATCAGCGTGCTACTACCATTCAGATCGGAACGTTGCGCAGCACATGGCGCGAAGCCTACAAGGTGATCAATCGTGCAAACAACATCATCCGAGTAGTTGATGAAAACCTGCTTTCCGGAACAGAATTCGAAAACAAGAAAGGAACATTGAAGGCCGAAGCACTGTTCGTTCGAGCTCTTTGTCATTTTGAATTGTGCCGATTTTGGGCCTTGCCTTATGATGTGGATAAGCAGGGAAACAACAGTCAGGCTGGTGTTCCTTACCGAACGGAACCAACCTTGTCTTTTGAGCAAGATCTGGCAATTGCACGTTCTTCTGTAGAACAAGTTTATGCCAACGTGCTGAGCGATCTTGAAGAATCAGAAGCCTTATTTCAGGAGCAAGGTGTTAGAAGATCAACACATCGGGCATCGCAAATGGCCGCAACAGCCATCAAAGCGCGGGTGTTATTTGCAAAAGGCGATTATTTGGGAGCTTCGGATGCGGCAGGAGCAGTGATTTCGAGCAATCTATACAGCCTTTATCCTACCAATGCAGAAGACGATGCCTTGCTTATTCCATTCCGGTCGCAAGGTTACGCAACAGCCAACGAATCGATTTTTCAGCTCGCATTTACCACTTTCGATAACGGCCTGAATGAATCTTATTCGCAGTTCAATAATCTTCCTGTTTTTCAATATGCTTCTGAAGCGCTGATCACAAGTTATGCGCCTGGCGATCAACGGAAAACCAAATGGTTTTTGCAAAATCCGGTCAACTTGAAAGGGCGAATCATCAAGTATGATCGTCCGGGAGATGTGTTTTATAATGTGCCAGTTGTTCGCCTTGCAGAAATGCATTTGATACGTGCAGAAGCCAACATTAGCGCAGCCGGAAACGGCAATACTGCCGATGCATTGGCAAGTTATAATGCCATTCGGGAACGCGCTTTCGGTGTCGATTTCATTGAGGAAACGGGCACCAATCAGCTCTTGGAAAAGATCCAATTGGAAAGGCGCTGGGAATTGTGTTTTGAAAACGACCGCTATCACGAATTGAAGAGAAGGAAAGCGCCTTTGCGCGATGATGTTTCGTACAATGCTGCATCTTTACTATTCAAAATTCCTCAAGAAGAAATTGCTGGAAATCCTTCAATAGAACAAAACCCTTAA
- a CDS encoding TonB-dependent receptor, producing the protein MTKHLLSAFFVLISSWALAQTGTLKGVMTGDDGLSIIGGSVVLEGTTIGTSTDFDGNFELKNVPVGEKTFVFSFIGLKTQKQVLTIKSGETTTFNIKLSEDVMLLDQVVVVGYGTTQKRDITGSIATVKAEAIESSTQPSVDQALQGQAAGVSIISQNGISGSAVKINVRGTNSIAAGSQPLIVVDGIPITTGSFDPGNLGSSSNALSDLNPNDIESVEVLKDAAATSIYGSRGANGVVLITTKHGKSGKSRINVGYSYGIMNETNRVKFLSAEEHLALRDQARADQGLAPETATTSVGGGLTRAEADSIARNGGTDWVSQMLRTGSVHQLDVSASGGSEKVRYYLGGAYRGEKGFLVGNNYNRANARLNLDADASERLRIGGNLAFTYTSIDRIRTGDAGGLGTAQQILPYIPIYDPNGDYNDNIYNPVWALNNQTFNTEIIRNINSVYVDYKFHKNVSFHSDFGIDFMNQQEDEFNFRNINQQGSTSSAWDRTTRVVNWNLNNYLTYEKDWAERHYFKIMVGQTSQRVKSEGFGLYGFGFPNDYLKNPSDAPKENQSGYSYETANGLLSFFSRINYKLKNKYLLGISVRGDASSRFGPGNKWGFFPAFSAGWIISDEKFMKDSKAVPYLKVSASFGYTGNNAIPDFAHWSLYSAGFGYADSSGVAPIQLDNRNLKWERSQQLDVNLDFAFFDSKIFGNITYYRKTSSDLLLFVSLPTSSGYDGVWQNVGKLENWGMEFSLTSRNLNRKFKWETNLNLAFNRNKVLNAAGLPPDAFESGQAGEGRVIEGYPVGQAFLVEFAGVQKADGQIGAFNLDGSQMLDGSGNQVMYDVAGGTELFYDKNGNVMTFANPTGGLFYENNRKPMGSPLPIFYGGITNTFSFAGFELSALFSFAYGNTIYDDAAKTQVGNWQSIAQREEIKNAWSPTNTDTDVPGLNNYTPVNSSRFLYDGSYLRLRTLTFGYGFSKKVCERIKIQKLRIYVKGGNLWTLTAFPGWDPEVLRNVDPNSQSGNVSFAGPYLGTPQARTISFGIQIGI; encoded by the coding sequence ATGACCAAACATCTACTTTCTGCCTTTTTCGTACTTATTAGTTCTTGGGCCTTGGCCCAAACTGGAACCCTGAAAGGTGTCATGACCGGAGATGATGGCTTGTCCATTATTGGTGGTTCGGTGGTGCTTGAGGGAACGACAATCGGAACTTCCACAGATTTTGATGGGAATTTTGAACTCAAAAACGTGCCTGTTGGAGAAAAGACCTTTGTGTTTTCCTTCATTGGATTGAAGACACAAAAGCAAGTTCTCACCATCAAATCTGGCGAAACGACTACGTTCAATATTAAGCTATCGGAAGATGTGATGTTGCTGGATCAGGTGGTTGTGGTCGGTTACGGAACAACTCAAAAACGCGATATCACAGGTTCGATTGCAACAGTGAAAGCGGAAGCAATTGAAAGCTCTACGCAACCAAGTGTCGATCAAGCTTTGCAAGGGCAAGCAGCAGGAGTAAGCATCATCTCTCAGAATGGTATTTCTGGTTCGGCAGTCAAGATAAACGTGCGTGGAACCAATTCCATTGCGGCAGGAAGTCAACCGTTGATTGTGGTGGATGGAATTCCGATCACCACAGGAAGTTTCGACCCGGGAAATCTCGGTTCAAGTTCTAATGCATTATCTGATCTGAACCCGAACGATATTGAAAGTGTGGAGGTTTTGAAAGATGCAGCGGCCACATCCATTTACGGTTCGCGAGGTGCGAATGGCGTTGTGCTGATCACCACCAAACACGGAAAGTCGGGGAAATCCAGAATCAACGTTGGTTACAGTTATGGCATCATGAACGAAACCAATCGGGTGAAGTTTTTAAGTGCTGAAGAGCATTTGGCTTTGCGCGATCAGGCTCGTGCTGATCAAGGATTGGCTCCAGAAACGGCAACGACATCAGTTGGTGGCGGATTGACCAGAGCCGAAGCAGATTCCATCGCCCGAAACGGAGGCACGGATTGGGTCAGCCAAATGTTGCGTACTGGAAGCGTTCACCAGCTGGATGTTTCGGCAAGCGGAGGCTCTGAGAAAGTACGCTATTACCTCGGTGGAGCTTATCGTGGTGAAAAAGGATTTCTGGTTGGCAACAACTACAATCGGGCAAACGCTCGACTGAATCTGGATGCGGATGCAAGCGAACGTCTTCGTATTGGAGGCAATCTGGCTTTCACTTACACAAGCATTGATCGAATCCGTACGGGTGACGCTGGAGGGTTGGGAACCGCTCAACAGATTCTTCCATACATTCCTATTTACGACCCGAATGGCGATTACAACGATAATATCTACAATCCGGTTTGGGCGCTGAACAATCAGACATTCAATACAGAGATCATCCGTAATATCAACTCTGTTTATGTCGATTACAAGTTCCACAAAAATGTCAGCTTCCATTCCGATTTCGGGATTGATTTCATGAATCAGCAGGAAGATGAGTTCAATTTCAGGAACATCAATCAGCAAGGAAGCACTTCTTCTGCTTGGGATAGAACCACGCGCGTGGTCAATTGGAACTTGAACAACTATTTGACCTACGAGAAAGATTGGGCTGAACGCCACTATTTCAAGATCATGGTGGGGCAAACATCGCAGCGGGTAAAATCGGAAGGATTTGGGCTTTACGGTTTTGGTTTTCCGAACGATTACCTTAAAAATCCATCCGATGCTCCAAAAGAAAATCAAAGCGGATACAGCTACGAAACAGCCAACGGATTGCTCTCGTTCTTTTCGAGGATCAATTATAAGTTGAAGAACAAATACCTGCTCGGAATAAGCGTGCGAGGTGATGCCAGTTCTCGTTTCGGCCCAGGAAATAAATGGGGTTTCTTTCCTGCATTTTCGGCAGGATGGATCATCTCTGACGAGAAATTTATGAAGGATTCAAAAGCCGTTCCGTACTTGAAAGTGAGTGCTAGCTTTGGATATACGGGCAACAACGCCATTCCAGATTTTGCACATTGGTCGCTTTATTCTGCTGGTTTTGGTTATGCAGATAGCTCTGGCGTGGCACCGATTCAGCTCGATAATCGGAACTTGAAATGGGAGCGTTCTCAGCAATTGGATGTCAATCTCGATTTTGCCTTTTTCGATAGCAAGATTTTTGGAAATATCACCTACTACCGAAAGACCAGTTCCGATCTGCTTCTCTTCGTTTCGTTACCAACTTCATCTGGTTATGATGGTGTTTGGCAGAACGTTGGTAAGCTTGAGAACTGGGGTATGGAATTCAGCCTGACGAGCCGAAACCTCAATCGCAAATTCAAGTGGGAAACCAATTTGAACCTTGCATTCAATCGCAATAAAGTGCTGAATGCTGCGGGCCTTCCGCCTGATGCGTTCGAGAGTGGACAAGCAGGAGAAGGTCGGGTCATTGAAGGTTATCCCGTAGGGCAAGCGTTTTTGGTTGAGTTTGCGGGAGTGCAGAAAGCTGATGGTCAAATTGGCGCCTTCAACTTAGATGGTTCGCAAATGCTAGATGGTTCTGGCAATCAGGTCATGTATGATGTGGCTGGAGGAACAGAGCTTTTCTATGATAAGAATGGCAACGTTATGACCTTTGCAAACCCAACTGGAGGATTGTTTTACGAGAACAACCGAAAGCCGATGGGAAGTCCGCTTCCGATCTTCTACGGTGGTATTACCAACACCTTTTCTTTTGCAGGATTTGAGCTAAGCGCCTTGTTCAGTTTTGCGTATGGCAACACGATTTACGATGATGCTGCCAAAACGCAGGTCGGAAATTGGCAAAGCATCGCGCAGCGCGAGGAGATCAAAAACGCTTGGTCGCCAACAAATACAGATACAGATGTTCCGGGTTTGAATAATTACACACCGGTAAATTCATCGCGCTTTTTGTATGATGGATCGTACTTACGACTACGAACACTCACATTCGGCTATGGATTTTCGAAGAAAGTGTGCGAGCGCATCAAGATCCAGAAACTTCGCATTTACGTGAAAGGAGGAAACCTTTGGACATTGACAGCTTTCCCAGGTTGGGATCCCGAAGTGTTGAGAAATGTGGACCCGAATTCACAATCAGGTAATGTATCGTTTGCGGGTCCGTATTTGGGAACGCCACAGGCCAGAACCATTTCATTCGGTATTCAAATAGGAATTTAA
- a CDS encoding alpha-amylase, with protein sequence MVNRITIAALSLFMFSCSGDKRVEVKHSNLILGLGSPINLPVESPATIDINDYVLEMEQLDSVSIKAPFSSSLDPETSKLTISWNGEIPAIAELQLWADGIPSFIILQKSKKQKVELMYSGKAESVQVAAEFTSWSVKDQDFERKNDVWTRTLYLDPGLYQYQLVVNDKWILDPANPDSVDNNVGGFNSLLTVGGLEQEGSPLLLARSFDEGNIRFELKNEPTEVFALWENHRIPSDMVGVQGNELTVGLPTLAKQAANSTLRVWSYNEKGVSNDIYIPIQNGKPIQNADDVSRNEWHAAQMYFMMVDRFVNGDSLNDQPVVDPGIDYRANYQGGDLTGIHQTLDKGYFEALSMNTVWVSPITQNPEIGYVEFPARHRKFSGYHGYWPILNTVVDHRLGTSDELRSLIDDVHGKDMNIILDFVSNHVHEDHPIVKEHPEWRTQLDLPDGTKNIRIWEDQRLTTWFDTFLPSLDHSKPEVTEMLSDTALFWVTEYGFDGFRHDATKHIPQEFWRTLTRKIKQEVIVEKGKPVFQIGETFGSRELIGSYIGSGMMDGKFDFNLYFDARNVFALDAEDFNRLGTSLQSSLSYYGHHHLMGNITGNHDLPRFISYAGEALKFGEDEKEAGWNRDIKVENPVGYKKLEQLIAFMWTIPGIPVMYYGDEFGMPGAGDPDNRRLMRFDLSEKENETLEIAKSITALRKNHLALQFGDIYDICADGKMMHYRRKYFDDEVIIIFNKDSAQHMLPVHDDSDEWTVHFGSELHYSSGNLEVNVPAYGFEILIKK encoded by the coding sequence ATGGTCAACCGAATTACGATTGCTGCACTCTCCCTTTTTATGTTTTCCTGTTCAGGTGATAAAAGGGTAGAAGTCAAACATTCAAATCTGATTCTTGGATTAGGTTCGCCAATCAATCTTCCAGTAGAAAGTCCGGCAACCATTGATATTAACGATTACGTTCTGGAAATGGAACAGCTCGACAGTGTTTCCATAAAAGCTCCATTTTCGTCAAGCCTTGATCCGGAAACTTCGAAATTGACGATTTCTTGGAATGGAGAAATTCCTGCCATTGCCGAATTGCAGCTTTGGGCAGATGGAATCCCTTCTTTCATCATTCTTCAAAAATCTAAAAAGCAGAAAGTTGAGCTGATGTATTCTGGAAAGGCGGAATCAGTTCAAGTTGCGGCCGAGTTCACGAGTTGGAGTGTAAAAGATCAGGATTTTGAGAGGAAAAATGATGTTTGGACCAGAACGCTTTATCTCGATCCAGGATTGTATCAATATCAACTTGTTGTAAATGATAAGTGGATACTCGACCCGGCCAATCCGGATAGTGTGGATAATAATGTGGGCGGATTCAATTCGCTGCTCACAGTGGGAGGTTTGGAGCAGGAGGGAAGTCCGCTGTTGCTTGCCAGAAGTTTTGATGAAGGAAATATCCGTTTCGAACTGAAGAACGAACCAACTGAGGTTTTCGCGCTTTGGGAAAATCATCGAATTCCTTCTGATATGGTCGGTGTTCAGGGAAACGAACTTACGGTTGGGCTGCCAACGCTTGCAAAGCAGGCAGCAAACTCAACCTTGCGTGTTTGGTCTTATAATGAGAAAGGCGTTTCTAATGATATTTACATTCCAATTCAGAATGGAAAACCAATTCAGAATGCGGATGATGTGTCTCGAAATGAGTGGCACGCTGCGCAGATGTATTTCATGATGGTTGACCGTTTCGTAAACGGAGATTCGTTGAATGATCAGCCTGTTGTTGACCCAGGAATCGATTACAGAGCCAATTATCAAGGTGGCGACTTGACAGGAATTCATCAGACCCTCGATAAAGGTTATTTTGAGGCGTTGAGCATGAACACGGTTTGGGTTTCTCCCATCACCCAAAACCCTGAAATTGGTTACGTTGAGTTTCCTGCTCGACACAGAAAGTTCTCTGGATATCACGGTTATTGGCCCATTCTGAACACGGTGGTTGATCATCGTTTGGGAACTTCAGATGAACTCAGAAGCCTGATTGACGATGTGCATGGAAAAGACATGAACATCATTCTTGATTTCGTTTCCAATCATGTTCACGAAGATCATCCGATTGTGAAAGAACATCCTGAATGGCGCACACAATTGGATCTTCCTGATGGAACCAAAAACATCCGCATTTGGGAAGATCAGCGATTGACAACTTGGTTCGATACGTTCTTGCCAAGCCTCGATCACTCCAAACCGGAAGTAACCGAAATGCTTTCGGACACGGCATTGTTTTGGGTGACAGAATATGGTTTCGATGGTTTCCGACATGATGCCACGAAGCATATTCCGCAAGAATTCTGGCGAACGCTTACTAGAAAGATCAAGCAAGAAGTGATCGTTGAAAAAGGGAAACCGGTTTTTCAGATCGGTGAAACCTTCGGAAGCCGCGAGTTGATCGGTTCTTATATCGGTTCAGGAATGATGGATGGGAAATTCGACTTTAACTTGTATTTCGATGCGCGGAACGTTTTCGCGCTCGATGCCGAAGATTTTAATCGCTTGGGAACGTCACTTCAATCGAGTTTGAGTTACTACGGACATCATCATTTGATGGGAAATATCACAGGGAATCACGATCTGCCTCGCTTCATTTCCTATGCTGGAGAAGCCTTGAAATTCGGTGAAGATGAAAAAGAAGCAGGCTGGAATCGCGACATCAAAGTGGAAAATCCGGTAGGCTACAAGAAGCTGGAGCAGCTCATTGCTTTCATGTGGACAATCCCAGGAATTCCCGTGATGTATTATGGAGATGAGTTCGGAATGCCAGGCGCTGGCGACCCAGATAACAGGCGATTGATGCGCTTCGATCTATCTGAAAAAGAAAACGAAACTTTAGAAATTGCAAAATCAATCACTGCCTTACGTAAGAATCATTTGGCGCTTCAATTCGGAGATATTTACGACATCTGCGCAGACGGAAAAATGATGCATTATCGCAGGAAATATTTCGATGACGAAGTAATCATCATCTTCAATAAAGACAGCGCGCAACACATGCTTCCTGTGCATGATGACAGTGACGAATGGACAGTTCACTTCGGAAGTGAATTGCACTATTCTAGCGGAAACCTAGAAGTGAATGTGCCTGCTTATGGCTTCGAAATTTTGATCAAAAAATAG
- a CDS encoding alpha-glucosidase C-terminal domain-containing protein encodes MKHIFFLFTLFLFSCTDPKPPIEETPVPDKHWSTNSTIYEVNLRQMTEEGTFKAFQEQHLDRLADMGVEILWFMPIYPIGEQNRKGALGSYYAVKDYQAVSAEHGSMEDFKALVDAAHAKGMKVILDWVANHTAWDNAWVTDHPDWYTTDSTGKMLPPVADWADVVDLNYDNADMREAMIQSLEFWLREADIDGFRCDVAEMVPLDFWIAARARIDSVKPNFFLAEGEPAELHQAFDMTYAWSFHHLMNEVSRGEKGASDLKAYWEEQSTKYKPEDYRMQFITNHDENSWNGTAIERMGDNRKAFAVMSFTVPGMPLIYSGQEADLNKRLKFFEKDVIDWSNDSLADFYKNLVSIKADHDVLATGADGAPIKFIDAGNERVVVYSRADEFSEILVMLNFSAEAVSIDLEGDEFSGFYSSHIDKGSIDAHGNLHWELEPHGYQIFERMIEDKH; translated from the coding sequence ATGAAACACATCTTTTTCCTTTTCACTCTTTTTCTTTTTTCCTGCACCGATCCAAAACCGCCAATAGAAGAAACGCCCGTTCCTGACAAACACTGGTCGACAAACAGCACCATTTACGAGGTGAATCTTCGTCAGATGACCGAAGAAGGAACCTTCAAAGCGTTTCAAGAACAGCACTTGGATCGTCTGGCAGATATGGGCGTTGAAATCCTGTGGTTCATGCCGATCTATCCTATTGGAGAACAGAATCGGAAAGGTGCGCTGGGAAGCTATTATGCGGTGAAGGATTACCAAGCGGTGAGTGCTGAACATGGATCGATGGAAGATTTTAAAGCTTTGGTGGATGCAGCGCACGCTAAAGGCATGAAAGTGATCTTGGATTGGGTTGCCAATCACACGGCATGGGACAATGCGTGGGTTACGGATCATCCAGATTGGTACACCACCGATTCAACTGGAAAAATGCTTCCGCCAGTTGCCGATTGGGCCGATGTGGTTGATCTGAATTACGATAATGCCGACATGCGCGAAGCGATGATCCAAAGTCTCGAATTCTGGCTTCGGGAAGCAGATATCGATGGTTTTAGATGTGATGTTGCGGAGATGGTTCCTTTGGATTTTTGGATTGCTGCCAGAGCACGAATTGATTCTGTAAAACCTAATTTCTTCTTGGCAGAAGGCGAACCAGCTGAACTACATCAAGCGTTTGATATGACTTATGCTTGGAGCTTTCATCACTTGATGAATGAGGTTTCGAGAGGAGAGAAAGGAGCTTCTGATCTGAAAGCGTATTGGGAAGAGCAATCCACCAAATACAAACCTGAAGATTATCGCATGCAGTTCATTACCAATCACGATGAGAACTCGTGGAATGGAACTGCCATTGAACGAATGGGCGACAATCGAAAAGCGTTTGCCGTGATGAGTTTCACGGTTCCTGGAATGCCGCTGATCTACAGCGGACAGGAAGCGGACTTGAACAAACGACTAAAGTTTTTTGAGAAAGATGTCATTGATTGGAGTAACGATTCACTGGCTGATTTCTATAAGAATTTGGTTTCAATCAAAGCTGATCACGATGTTTTGGCTACTGGTGCTGATGGAGCTCCGATCAAATTCATTGATGCTGGAAACGAACGCGTAGTGGTTTATTCGAGAGCCGATGAGTTTTCGGAAATCCTCGTAATGCTGAATTTCTCTGCGGAAGCTGTCTCCATTGATCTTGAGGGTGATGAATTCTCAGGATTTTATTCGAGCCACATTGACAAAGGTTCAATTGATGCACATGGAAATCTGCATTGGGAGCTAGAACCACATGGTTACCAGATTTTCGAACGGATGATAGAGGATAAACACTGA
- a CDS encoding glycoside hydrolase family 31 protein, protein MKRLFRSLGSVISFQESTNGVLLSTDDAEVRLTIYSPSIVRVYVEKTQNEASELPYAVVEKPQKTAFEVKQTEDVIFITTAKLKVMIARKPLRISFTDRNGNFLNEDDCALGTGWIGDTVVTYKSLMEGEKFIGLGEKTGPLDRAGNAYTQWNTDHFGYPTNADPIYLSTPFYMGIHAEGHYGIFLNNSHRSVVNFGASNDRFSSFQAEGGPMDYFFFHNDSVVEMVSDYSWLTGRIPLPPKWALGFQQCRYSYYPDLEVLNVARTFREKKIPADVIYLDIHYMQDYKVFTFDKERFPDPKKLTADLEKDGFKTVVIVDPGVKKEKGYEPCEDGVKKDVFVKYPDGELHCAQVWPGWSYFPDFTKESARNWWSDKMKFYTDNGIRGFWNDMNEPASWGQMTPDLIEFDWEGDTTTHREARNVYGGLMSRATKEGADKYLDNKRPLMLTRAGFSGVQRYSAVWTGDNVASDEHMMAGVRLINSMGLTGIPFAGYDVGGFVGEASSDLFARWISIGAFSPFFRAHSMIGTRNAEPWTFGETSEAIARNYINLRYKLMPTIYTAMHRATQDGMPLVRSLALLHPRDEKIYEPAYQNQYMFGESLLICPVESTKDLVRVYLPEGDWYDLFTDKHYRGNQEVVVDCPVEKLPVFVKRGAPIITQSLVQSTSHKHDGVLSLHVWFSAEGTACIYEDDGESYDFEKGKWSSREIKYDCPNNTILFGAQEGDFASEFNKVKVIWHGFHDRKVTSVDVTQSGVEGLLAKSEDYRWVDALPNFDPLGATVVDYKCDVFAVEFENTSNAFVLTWESELND, encoded by the coding sequence CGTCTCACCATCTATTCGCCATCCATTGTTCGGGTTTATGTCGAAAAGACGCAGAATGAAGCGTCAGAATTGCCATATGCAGTTGTAGAAAAACCTCAGAAAACGGCTTTCGAGGTGAAGCAGACAGAAGATGTCATCTTCATAACCACAGCTAAATTGAAGGTGATGATTGCTCGGAAACCACTTCGAATCTCATTTACAGATCGCAATGGAAATTTCTTGAACGAAGACGATTGCGCACTCGGAACGGGTTGGATAGGCGATACGGTTGTCACTTACAAATCCTTAATGGAAGGTGAGAAATTCATCGGTTTGGGTGAGAAAACCGGTCCGCTTGACCGAGCTGGAAACGCTTACACGCAATGGAATACAGATCATTTTGGATATCCGACCAATGCCGACCCGATCTATCTGAGCACACCTTTTTACATGGGAATTCATGCCGAAGGTCATTACGGCATTTTCTTGAATAATTCTCACCGTTCAGTGGTCAATTTTGGTGCAAGTAACGACCGTTTTTCTTCGTTTCAGGCCGAGGGCGGACCGATGGATTATTTCTTTTTTCATAATGATTCGGTGGTCGAAATGGTGTCGGATTATTCTTGGCTCACGGGAAGAATTCCGCTTCCTCCAAAATGGGCGCTTGGTTTTCAGCAATGTCGCTACAGCTATTATCCCGATTTGGAGGTTCTGAACGTAGCAAGAACGTTTCGCGAGAAGAAAATCCCTGCGGATGTCATTTACCTCGACATCCATTACATGCAGGATTACAAGGTTTTCACCTTTGATAAGGAACGATTTCCAGATCCGAAGAAATTGACAGCCGATCTGGAGAAAGATGGTTTCAAAACGGTCGTGATTGTCGATCCTGGTGTGAAGAAGGAAAAAGGCTACGAGCCTTGTGAAGATGGTGTGAAGAAGGATGTGTTTGTGAAATATCCTGATGGAGAATTGCACTGCGCACAGGTTTGGCCAGGCTGGAGTTACTTCCCAGATTTCACCAAAGAATCAGCCCGTAATTGGTGGTCGGATAAGATGAAATTCTACACCGATAACGGCATTCGTGGTTTCTGGAATGATATGAACGAACCTGCAAGTTGGGGACAGATGACGCCTGACCTTATTGAGTTTGATTGGGAAGGTGACACTACCACGCATCGCGAAGCAAGAAACGTTTACGGTGGGTTGATGTCTCGCGCCACAAAAGAAGGCGCGGATAAATACTTGGATAACAAGCGTCCGTTGATGTTGACGCGTGCTGGATTTTCGGGTGTTCAGCGCTATTCAGCCGTTTGGACCGGAGATAACGTTGCTTCTGATGAGCACATGATGGCTGGCGTTCGACTAATCAACAGCATGGGTTTGACCGGAATTCCATTTGCTGGTTATGACGTTGGCGGCTTTGTTGGCGAAGCATCTTCCGATCTGTTTGCCCGATGGATTTCCATCGGAGCGTTCAGCCCGTTTTTCCGTGCGCACAGCATGATCGGAACGCGCAATGCCGAGCCTTGGACCTTTGGCGAAACTTCAGAAGCCATCGCTCGGAATTACATCAACTTGCGTTATAAGTTGATGCCAACGATTTACACGGCCATGCATCGCGCTACGCAAGATGGAATGCCACTGGTGAGGTCGTTGGCGTTGCTCCATCCAAGAGATGAAAAGATTTACGAGCCAGCGTATCAGAATCAATACATGTTTGGCGAATCATTGCTGATCTGTCCAGTGGAAAGTACCAAAGATCTGGTTCGTGTTTATTTGCCAGAAGGCGATTGGTACGACCTTTTTACAGACAAACATTACAGAGGAAATCAAGAAGTTGTAGTTGATTGTCCGGTGGAGAAATTGCCTGTTTTTGTGAAACGTGGAGCACCGATCATTACGCAAAGTCTGGTTCAATCAACTTCTCATAAGCACGATGGTGTTCTGAGCCTTCATGTTTGGTTCAGCGCAGAAGGAACTGCTTGCATTTATGAGGATGATGGAGAAAGCTATGATTTCGAGAAAGGCAAATGGAGCTCTCGCGAGATAAAGTATGATTGTCCGAACAATACGATTCTATTTGGAGCTCAAGAGGGAGATTTTGCTTCAGAATTCAATAAAGTGAAAGTCATTTGGCATGGATTCCATGATAGAAAAGTGACATCGGTAGATGTCACCCAGAGTGGAGTCGAAGGGTTGTTGGCTAAGAGTGAGGATTACCGTTGGGTTGATGCACTGCCGAATTTTGATCCACTGGGAGCAACTGTAGTTGACTACAAGTGTGATGTGTTTGCGGTGGAATTTGAGAACACATCAAACGCTTTTGTGCTAACGTGGGAAAGTGAATTAAACGACTAA